A single window of Jiangella alkaliphila DNA harbors:
- a CDS encoding DUF5005 domain-containing protein, protein MSTTLALTLGGVATASAVQSPAAPPAADTSTSSAAGQCAEVPAIAGAAPDAALNGLFTTYGNDNTALDDWTGADGTYSIPLQDGRVFWVFSDTFLGKVDADGGRSPVTDEGGTTPFINNSFVIQDGGELETIYSGDAADPEPLLPPADDTHWFWAGDAHASGTVIEGTYQEYERFGPGDWDWRWHRNVLARFSPADPDEPLSVHPLPSSAGISWASAIRRVGAYTYVYGVEDLGSEKYMHVARVLGNSLLGSWQYRTATGWSANEIDSVRVLQGVGNEYSVSRHGDRYLLVTHDTTVPLSAEIVAYASCSPYGPFTDKTVLYTTPETGATGSYGNPDVFTYNAHAHPHIGRDGGLVVSYNVNTFDNTDHYEDVSIYRPRFITVSFDD, encoded by the coding sequence ATGTCCACCACCCTCGCCCTCACACTGGGCGGCGTCGCCACCGCGTCGGCCGTCCAGTCGCCCGCCGCACCCCCGGCGGCCGACACGTCCACCTCGTCCGCCGCAGGCCAGTGCGCCGAGGTGCCCGCGATCGCCGGCGCCGCACCCGACGCCGCGCTGAACGGCCTGTTCACCACCTACGGCAACGACAACACCGCGCTCGACGACTGGACCGGCGCCGACGGCACCTACTCGATCCCGCTGCAGGACGGCCGGGTCTTCTGGGTCTTCTCCGACACGTTCCTCGGCAAGGTCGACGCCGACGGCGGCCGCTCGCCGGTCACCGACGAGGGCGGCACGACGCCGTTCATCAACAACTCCTTCGTCATCCAGGACGGCGGCGAGCTCGAGACCATCTACAGCGGCGACGCCGCCGACCCCGAGCCGCTGCTGCCGCCCGCCGACGACACGCACTGGTTCTGGGCCGGCGACGCGCACGCGAGCGGCACGGTCATCGAGGGCACGTACCAGGAGTACGAGCGGTTCGGCCCCGGCGACTGGGACTGGCGCTGGCACCGCAACGTCCTGGCCAGGTTCTCGCCGGCCGATCCGGACGAGCCGCTGAGCGTGCACCCGCTCCCGTCGAGCGCCGGCATCTCGTGGGCATCGGCGATCCGGCGGGTCGGCGCCTACACGTACGTCTACGGCGTCGAGGACCTCGGCAGCGAGAAGTACATGCACGTCGCCCGGGTGCTCGGCAACAGCCTGCTCGGCAGCTGGCAGTACCGCACGGCCACCGGCTGGTCGGCGAACGAGATCGACTCCGTGCGGGTGCTGCAGGGCGTGGGCAACGAGTACAGCGTGTCGCGGCACGGCGACCGTTACCTACTGGTCACCCACGACACCACCGTGCCGCTCAGCGCCGAGATCGTCGCCTACGCCTCGTGCTCCCCGTACGGGCCGTTCACCGACAAGACGGTGCTGTACACCACCCCGGAGACCGGCGCGACGGGGAGCTACGGCAACCCGGACGTCTTCACGTACAACGCGCACGCCCACCCGCACATCGGCCGCGACGGTGGGCTGGTCGTCTCGTACAACGTCAACACGTTCGACAACACCGACCACTACGAGGACGTCAGCATCTACCGCCCGCGGTTCATCACCGTGAGCTTCGACGACTGA
- a CDS encoding S9 family peptidase, whose product MTYDAVPLIPRDILFGNPERILPTLSPDGSRLGFVAPDEGVLNVWVGQADDPAAARPVTHDRHRGVRTFMFCHDDRTLAYLQDTDGDEDWRLYALDLESGEATLVTPQSKVTAYILEHNRWHPTSMLVGLNADNPELHDVYRLDLETRELTKVAENPGYAGWLVDSEQRIRGGMAMTEDGGGVVYRRGDDGTDEPWFEIGPDDILTTGVAGLNRAGTVAYLISSVGVNAGRLLSIDLASGDETVLAEDPEYDAAGIAQHPETLEPQAVTFIKERKTWTYLDPEFGAEVDRLRERLNGEVGISRAVRDDRTWLVHDVLSDGPVRYYRYDRDSGELTFLFSHRPELDEYDLAEMEPFSYTARDGLTVHGYLTFPRGVDRANLPAVLNVHGGPWARDTWGYHPEAQWLANRGYVSVQVNFRGSTGYGKAFGNAGNKQWGAAMHTDLLDAVDHLVGQGLIDRDRVGIYGGSYGGYAALAGAAFTPEVFRCAVDMVGPSNLLTLLASVPEYWKPQIAIMHTRVGNPETERDLLWDRSPLSKVDQITIPVLVAQGKNDPRVKVAEAEQIVAALEKKGLDHEYLLFEDEGHGLARPENRERFYAAAERFLATQLGGRVQED is encoded by the coding sequence ATGACGTATGACGCGGTGCCGCTGATCCCCCGGGACATCCTGTTCGGCAACCCCGAACGGATCCTGCCCACGCTGTCGCCCGACGGCTCCCGGCTGGGCTTCGTCGCCCCGGACGAGGGCGTGCTGAACGTCTGGGTCGGCCAGGCCGACGATCCCGCCGCCGCGCGCCCCGTCACCCACGACCGCCACCGCGGCGTGCGCACGTTCATGTTCTGCCACGACGACCGCACGCTGGCGTACCTGCAGGACACCGACGGCGACGAGGACTGGCGGCTCTACGCGCTCGACCTCGAGTCGGGCGAGGCCACGCTGGTCACGCCGCAGAGCAAGGTCACCGCGTACATCCTCGAGCACAACCGCTGGCACCCCACGTCCATGCTGGTCGGGCTGAACGCCGACAACCCCGAGCTGCACGACGTCTACCGGCTCGACCTCGAGACCCGCGAGCTGACCAAGGTCGCCGAGAACCCCGGCTACGCCGGCTGGCTGGTCGACTCCGAGCAGCGCATCCGCGGCGGCATGGCCATGACGGAGGACGGCGGCGGGGTCGTCTACCGGCGCGGTGACGACGGCACCGACGAGCCGTGGTTCGAGATCGGCCCCGACGACATCCTCACCACCGGCGTCGCCGGGCTCAACCGCGCGGGTACGGTCGCCTACCTGATCTCCAGCGTGGGCGTCAACGCCGGCCGGCTGCTCAGCATCGACCTCGCGAGCGGCGACGAGACCGTGCTGGCCGAGGACCCCGAGTACGACGCCGCCGGCATCGCCCAGCATCCCGAGACGCTGGAGCCGCAGGCCGTCACGTTCATCAAGGAGCGCAAGACCTGGACCTACCTCGATCCCGAGTTCGGCGCCGAGGTCGACCGGCTGCGCGAGCGGCTGAACGGCGAGGTCGGCATCTCGCGTGCGGTCCGCGACGACCGCACCTGGCTGGTGCACGACGTGCTGTCCGACGGCCCGGTCCGCTACTACCGGTACGACCGCGACTCCGGCGAGCTGACCTTCCTGTTCTCGCACCGGCCCGAGCTCGACGAGTACGACCTCGCCGAGATGGAGCCGTTCTCGTACACCGCGCGCGACGGCCTGACGGTGCACGGCTACCTGACGTTCCCGCGCGGCGTCGACCGCGCGAACCTGCCCGCGGTGCTCAACGTGCACGGCGGCCCCTGGGCCCGCGACACCTGGGGCTACCATCCCGAGGCGCAGTGGCTGGCCAACCGCGGCTACGTCAGCGTCCAGGTGAACTTCCGCGGCTCCACCGGCTACGGCAAGGCCTTCGGCAACGCCGGCAACAAGCAGTGGGGCGCGGCCATGCACACCGACCTGCTCGACGCCGTCGACCACCTGGTCGGGCAGGGCCTCATCGACCGCGACCGGGTCGGCATCTACGGAGGCTCGTACGGCGGGTACGCCGCGCTGGCCGGCGCCGCGTTCACGCCCGAGGTGTTCCGCTGCGCCGTCGACATGGTCGGGCCGTCGAACCTGCTCACGCTGCTCGCGTCGGTGCCGGAGTACTGGAAGCCGCAGATCGCGATCATGCACACCCGCGTCGGCAACCCCGAGACCGAGCGCGACCTGCTGTGGGACCGCTCGCCGCTGTCGAAGGTCGACCAAATCACCATCCCGGTGCTGGTCGCGCAGGGCAAGAACGACCCCCGGGTGAAGGTCGCCGAGGCCGAGCAGATCGTGGCCGCGCTGGAGAAGAAGGGCCTCGACCACGAGTACCTGCTGTTCGAGGACGAGGGCCACGGCCTCGCCCGGCCGGAGAACCGCGAGCGCTTCTACGCCGCCGCCGAGCGGTTCCTTGCCACCCAGCTGGGCGGACGGGTGCAAGAGGACTGA